The Poecilia reticulata strain Guanapo linkage group LG13, Guppy_female_1.0+MT, whole genome shotgun sequence genome has a segment encoding these proteins:
- the LOC103475310 gene encoding olfactory receptor 11A1-like → MFALQTKLRMKINSTHVLYFTLSAFLDTDMLSYFFFLIVLCLYVLIIGSNVLLIAVICVNRSLHEPMFLFLCSLFVNELYGSLGLFPFLLVQILSDVHIIPAPLCLLQIFFLYTYGSVEFANLAVMSYDRYVAICRPLLYNSLMTARRIAFLISIIWLPPLFCVGFTVYLSSSLHLCGNIINKVYCDNHSIIKLACNDPTANNIYELIMAFLTVCVPVSVILYTYLRILQVCFSGSKQTRQKAVSTCTPHLASIINFSFGVSFEILQSRFNMNTVPGLLRTIFPLYYLTCQPLFNPVLYGLNMSRIRSMCKKLLLRKI, encoded by the coding sequence ATGTTTGcattacaaacaaaattaagaatGAAAATTAATTCCACTCATGTCTTATATTTTACTCTGAGTGCATTTTTAGACACAGACATGCTGAGCtactttttcttcctcatcGTCCTGTGTCTGTATGTCCTGATTATTGGCTCCAACGTCCTGCTGATCGCAGTGATCTGTGTGAACCGGAGCTTACATGAACCCATGTTCCTGTTCCTCTGCAGCCTGTTTGTGAACGAACTGTACGGCAGTTTGGGTTTGTTTCCCTTCCTGTTGGTTCAGATCCTCTCTGACGTTCACATCATTCCTGCTCCTCTTTGTCTcctgcagattttctttctttatactTATGGAAGTGTAGAGTTTGCTAACTTGGCCGTCATGTCTTATGACAGATATGTTGCGATCTGCCGTCCTCTGCTGTATAACTCCCTGATGACTGCAAGGAGAATAGCATTTCTAATATCCATCATATGGCTGCCTCCTCTTTTCTGTGTTGGTTTCACCGTATACCTGAGCTCCTCTCTGCATCTCTGTGGGAACATCATCAATAAGGTTTACTGTGACAATCACTCCATCATCAAGCTGGCCTGTAATGACCCCACAGCCAACAACATCTATGAACTTATCATGGCTTTCCTCACAGTCTGTGTTCCTGTTTCTGTGATCCTCTACACCTACCTGAGGATCCTTCAGGTGTGTTTCTCTGGGTCCAAACAGACCCGGCAGAAAGCCGTCAGCACCTGCACCCCCCACCTGGCTTCTATAATCAACTTCTCCTTCGGTGTTTCCTTTGAAATATTGCAGAGCAGATTCAACATGAATACTGTTCCCGGCTTGCTAAGAACAATATTTCCATTGTATTATCTCACCTGCCAGCCGCTCTTCAACCCGGTTCTGTACGGCCTGAATATGTCCAGAATACGCAGCATGTGTAAAAAGCTGCTTCTGAGAAAGATTTAG
- the LOC103475309 gene encoding olfactory receptor 1F12-like: MQKMLNSTLAPYLILGAYFDTKQFKYLLFLIVLCMYILIVGSNVLLSAVIGFNRSLHEPMYVFLCVLCANQLFGSTSLFPFLLVQILSDLHSVSVPFCFLQVYCLHTYLSVEFFNLTIMSYDRYLAICRPLQYHSLMTVRKVAALIVAEWVTAFCGVSIFTSMSFSLHRCRNVIDKVFCNNYSIVQLSCSDTTSNNIYGLVSTAVGVVCPVIFIFYTYMKILKVCYYGSKQTRQKAVSTCTPHLASITNFFFGVCFDIIQSRFSTKYVPNIVKIFLSLYFLTCQPLFNPVMYGLNLSKIQQAWKRLFSVQRR, encoded by the coding sequence ATGCAGAAGATGTTAAACTCAACTCTTGCTCCATATCTGATTCTGGGGGCTTACTTTGATACCAAGCAGTTTAAGTACTTATTGTTCCTGATTGTCTTgtgtatgtatattttaatagttgGTTCTAACGTTCTGCTCAGTGCGGTCATCGGGTTTAACAGGAGCTTACATGAGCCCATgtatgtgtttctgtgtgttctgTGTGCCAATCAGCTGTTCGGCAGCACCAGCCTCTTCCCGTTCCTGTTGGTCCAGATCCTCTCGGATCTTCACTCCGTTTCTGTCCCTTTCTGCTTCCTACAGGTTTACTGTCTTCACACCTATCTGAGCGTAGAGTTTTTTAACCTGACTATCATGTCTTATGACCGATACCTGGCCATCTGTCGTCCTCTGCAGTATCACTCCCTGATGACGGTGAGGAAAGTCGCAGCTCTCATTGTTGCTGAATGGGTAACTGCCTTTTGCGGAGTCAGCATTTTCACCTCCATGAGTTTCTCTCTGCACCGCTGCAGAAACGTAATCGATAAAGTCTTCTGCAATAATTACTCCATTGTTCAGCTGAGCTGCTCAGACACAACAAGCAATAATATTTATGGACTTGTGAGCACTGCCGTCGGAGTGGTTTGtccagtgatttttattttctacacatACATGAAGATCCTCAAAGTGTGCTACTACGGGTCCAAACAGACCCGGCAGAAAGCTGTCAGCACCTGCACACCTCACCTGGCCTCCATCACTAACTTCTtctttggtgtttgttttgacATTATACAAAGCAGGTTCAGCACAAAGTATGTtccaaatattgtaaaaatattcctgTCCCTGTACTTCCTGACATGTCAGCCGCTGTTTAACCCTGTGATGTACGGACTCAACCTGTCCAAGATACAACAGGCCTGGAAGAGACTTTTCTCTGTCCAAAGGAGGTAA
- the LOC103475276 gene encoding olfactory receptor 11A1-like isoform X1, whose protein sequence is MTNSSQVLYFTLTAYFDIGGLKYLYFMMVMCFYVLIVGSNVLLIAVICVNRSLHEPMFLFLCSLFVNELFGSLGLFPFLLVQILSDVHRVSAPLCFLQIFCVYSYAAVEVLNLAVMSYDRYVAICFPLQYNSTMTDRKVALLIALTWALPVLATVVLVSLSAPLRLCGNVIDKVFCGNFSIVKLSCSNTSVNNVYGLVLTVVSIVAPLVLILYTYGKILEVCFSATRQTRQKAVSTCTPHLASILNFSFGCCFQILQSRFDLSRVPPLLAIVLSLYFLTCQPLFNPALYGLKMAAIRDACKRLLCGENAAAAAASPA, encoded by the coding sequence ATGACTAACTCTTCACAGGTCCTATATTTCACTCTGACTGCCTACTTTGACATCGGGGGTTTGAAATACCTGTACTTTATGATGGTTATGTGTTTCTATGTCCTGATTGTCGGCTCCAACGTCCTGCTGATCGCGGTGATCTGTGTGAACCGGAGCTTACATGAACCCATGTTCCTGTTCCTCTGCAGCCTGTTTGTGAACGAACTGTTTGGCAGTTTGGGTTTGTTCCCCTTCCTGCTGGTCCAGATCCTCTCTGACGTTCACAGGGTTTCTGCTCCGCTCTGCTTCCTGCAGATCTTCTGTGTTTACAGTTATGCAGCAGTTGAAGTTTTGAACTTGGCCGTCATGTCTTATGACCGGTACGTGGCCATCTGTTTCCCTCTGCAGTATAACTCCACCATGACGGATAGAAAGGTTGCGTTGCTCATTGCCCTGACCTGGGCGTTGCCGGTTCTGGCCACTGTGGTTCTGGTGTCGCTCAGCGCCCCCCTGCGGCTCTGTGGGAACGTCATCGATAAGGTTTTCTGTGGGAATTTCTCCATCGTTAAGCTGAGCTGCTCCAACACCAGCGTGAACAACGTTTACGGTCTGGTTCTGACCGTCGTCTCCATCGTCGCGCCGCTCGTTTTAATCCTCTACACCTACGGAAAGATTCTGGAGGTGTGTTTCTCTGCGACCAGACAGACGCGGCAGAAAGCCGTCAGCACCTGTACGCCTCACCTGGCCTCCATCCTGAACTTTTCTTTCGGCTGCTGTTTCCAGATCCTGCAGAGCAGGTTTGACCTCAGCAGGGTGCCTCCGCTGCTGGCCATCGTTTTGTCGCTGTACTTCCTGACCTGCCAGCCGCTGTTCAACCCGGCGCTGTACGGCCTGAAAATGGCCGCCATCCGAGACGCGTGTAAACGTTTGTTATGTGGGGAAAAcgcggctgcagcagcagcttctcctgcCTGA
- the LOC103475276 gene encoding olfactory receptor 11A1-like isoform X2 — protein sequence MTNSSQVLYFTLTAYFDIGGLKYLYFMMVMCFYVLIVGSNVLLIAVICVNRSLHEPMFLFLCSLFVNELFGSLGLFPFLLVQILSDVHRVSAPLCFLQIFCVYSYAAVEVLNLAVMSYDRYVAICFPLQYNSTMTDRKVALLIALTWALPVLATVVLVSLSAPLRLCGNVIDKVFCGNFSIVKLSCSNTSVNNVYGLVLTVVSIVAPLVLILYTYGKILEILQSRFDLSRVPPLLAIVLSLYFLTCQPLFNPALYGLKMAAIRDACKRLLCGENAAAAAASPA from the exons ATGACTAACTCTTCACAGGTCCTATATTTCACTCTGACTGCCTACTTTGACATCGGGGGTTTGAAATACCTGTACTTTATGATGGTTATGTGTTTCTATGTCCTGATTGTCGGCTCCAACGTCCTGCTGATCGCGGTGATCTGTGTGAACCGGAGCTTACATGAACCCATGTTCCTGTTCCTCTGCAGCCTGTTTGTGAACGAACTGTTTGGCAGTTTGGGTTTGTTCCCCTTCCTGCTGGTCCAGATCCTCTCTGACGTTCACAGGGTTTCTGCTCCGCTCTGCTTCCTGCAGATCTTCTGTGTTTACAGTTATGCAGCAGTTGAAGTTTTGAACTTGGCCGTCATGTCTTATGACCGGTACGTGGCCATCTGTTTCCCTCTGCAGTATAACTCCACCATGACGGATAGAAAGGTTGCGTTGCTCATTGCCCTGACCTGGGCGTTGCCGGTTCTGGCCACTGTGGTTCTGGTGTCGCTCAGCGCCCCCCTGCGGCTCTGTGGGAACGTCATCGATAAGGTTTTCTGTGGGAATTTCTCCATCGTTAAGCTGAGCTGCTCCAACACCAGCGTGAACAACGTTTACGGTCTGGTTCTGACCGTCGTCTCCATCGTCGCGCCGCTCGTTTTAATCCTCTACACCTACGGAAAGATTCTGGAG ATCCTGCAGAGCAGGTTTGACCTCAGCAGGGTGCCTCCGCTGCTGGCCATCGTTTTGTCGCTGTACTTCCTGACCTGCCAGCCGCTGTTCAACCCGGCGCTGTACGGCCTGAAAATGGCCGCCATCCGAGACGCGTGTAAACGTTTGTTATGTGGGGAAAAcgcggctgcagcagcagcttctcctgcCTGA
- the LOC103475308 gene encoding olfactory receptor 11A1-like: MVVLQTKLRMKLNSSQVLYFTLTAYVDSGWLKYFCFLIVLCLYVLIIGSNVLLIAVICVNRSLHEPMFLFLCSLFVNELLGSLGLFPFLLVQILSDVHIIPAPLCLLQIFCIYTYASVEFTNLAVMSYDRYVAICRPLQYNSLMTSQRIVFLVLIIWLPPCLAVGGTTFLSSSLQLCGNVINKIYCSNHSIIRLTCNDPTANNVYELVMTFLTVCVPVSVILYTYLRILQVCFSGSKQTRQKAVSTCTPHLASIINFSFGVSFEILQSRFNMDTVPGLLRILLSLYFLTCQPVFNPVLYGLNMSRIRSMCKKLLLNSVRK, translated from the coding sequence ATggttgttttacaaactaaacttAGGATGAAATTAAATTCCTCTCAGGTTTTGTATTTCACTCTGACTGCCTATGTGGACTCTGGTTggctgaaatatttctgtttcctcaTCGTCCTGTGTCTGTATGTCCTGATTATCGGCTCCAACGTCCTGCTGATCGCGGTGATCTGTGTGAACCGGAGCTTACATGAACCCATGTTCCTGTTCCTCTGCAGCCTGTTTGTGAACGAACTGCTCGGCAGTTTGGGTTTGTTTCCCTTCCTGCTGGTTCAGATCCTCTCTGACGTTCACATCATTCCTGCTCCTCTTTGTCTCCTGcagattttctgtatttatactTATGCTAGTGTAGAGTTTACTAACTTGGCCGTCATGTCTTATGACAGATACGTAGCGATCTGCCGTCCTCTGCAGTATAACTCCCTGATGACTTCACAGAGGATAGTTTTCCTGGTGCTCATCATATGGCTGCCTCCATGTTTGGCGGTCGGGGGAACGACGTTCCTGAGctcctctctgcagctctgtggGAACGTCATCAATAAAATTTACTGTAGTAATCACTCCATCATCAGGCTGACCTGTAACGACCCCACAGCCAACAACGTCTATGAACTTGTGATGACTTTCCTCACAGTCTGTGTTCCTGTTTCTGTGATCCTCTACACCTACCTGAGGATCCTTCAGGTGTGTTTCTCTGGGTCCAAACAGACCCGGCAGAAAGCCGTCAGCACCTGCACCCCCCACCTGGCTTCTATAATCAACTTCTCCTTCGGCGTTTCCTTTGAAATATTGCAGAGCAGATTCAACATGGACACGGTTCCCGGTTTGCTCAGAATACTTTTATCTCTGTATTTTCTGACGTGTCAGCCGGTTTTTAACCCGGTTCTGTACGGCCTGAACATGTCCAGAATACGCAGCATGTGTAAAAAGCTGCTTCTGAACTCTGTGAGGAAATGA